Proteins encoded by one window of Mesorhizobium sp. INR15:
- a CDS encoding tetratricopeptide repeat protein, whose amino-acid sequence MRTFELLRSSVFSALVVVATFGATLGAVGQAMAFDDKVFDDKTGVKPQSSPWAVFQFGFSAYKNGHKEQAAEAYKYAAENGQIGATWKLARMYAEGDGVARDDYEAFKFFSEIVDQDVEPGSPEESYVSDALVALGDYLRKGIPGSPVAENEVAAQEYYMRAAANYRNPNAQFEMGQMFLKGEGGVKASVKQAGRWFQLAAEKGHAGAQATLGNLLFQSGKIVRGLAMMTAALERASPADQPWIRGMQEEAFAAAGEADRRTAISLADDILTKGGGDDQ is encoded by the coding sequence ATGCGGACATTTGAGTTGTTGAGGTCGTCTGTCTTTTCGGCACTGGTCGTTGTCGCCACTTTTGGCGCGACCTTGGGCGCCGTTGGACAGGCCATGGCCTTCGACGACAAGGTGTTTGACGACAAGACCGGCGTGAAGCCGCAGTCCAGCCCGTGGGCGGTGTTCCAGTTCGGCTTTTCCGCCTACAAGAACGGGCACAAGGAGCAGGCTGCCGAGGCCTACAAATACGCCGCCGAAAACGGCCAGATTGGCGCCACCTGGAAACTCGCCCGCATGTATGCCGAGGGCGACGGCGTGGCGCGCGACGACTATGAAGCGTTCAAGTTCTTCTCCGAGATCGTCGACCAGGATGTCGAGCCCGGTTCGCCCGAGGAGAGTTATGTCTCCGACGCGCTGGTGGCGCTGGGCGACTATCTGCGCAAGGGCATTCCCGGCAGCCCGGTCGCCGAGAATGAAGTGGCGGCCCAGGAATATTACATGCGCGCCGCCGCCAATTACCGCAATCCGAACGCCCAGTTCGAGATGGGCCAGATGTTCCTGAAGGGCGAGGGCGGCGTCAAGGCCAGCGTCAAGCAGGCCGGGCGCTGGTTTCAGCTCGCCGCTGAAAAGGGCCATGCAGGCGCCCAGGCGACACTTGGCAATCTCTTGTTCCAGAGCGGCAAGATCGTTCGCGGTCTGGCAATGATGACCGCGGCGCTCGAACGCGCATCCCCCGCCGATCAGCCATGGATTCGCGGCATGCAGGAAGAAGCCTTTGCCGCTGCCGGCGAAGCCGATCGCCGCACGGCGATTTCACTGGCCGACGACATTCTCACCAAGGGTGGCGGCGACGATCAATAG
- the argS gene encoding arginine--tRNA ligase has protein sequence MNIFADFNARIIKAVEALDLKDNEGVSPDLSRIAVEPPRDATHGDLATNAAMVLAKPTGQNPRVLAEKLADALRADKDVAAAEVAGPGFVNLRLKDGFWQAHLVALLGAGRDYGRSTVGGGKKTNVEYVSANPTGPMHVGHCRGAVVGDALANLMAFAGYDVTKEYVINDAGSQIDVLGRSALLRYREALGDQIGEIPAGLYPGDYLVPVGEALVKEFGRGLLQMPDDEALAIVKDRTIDAMMAMIREDLALLNVRHDVFFSERTLHADNAKKIRSAINDLTLKGHIYKGKLPPPKGEKPDDWEDREQTLFRSTAVGDDMDRALAKSDGSFTYFAADVAYLKDKVDRGFVDLIYVLGADHGGYVKRLEALARAVAGDRVKLTVLLCQLVKLFRDGEPVRMSKRSGDFVTLREVVEEVGRDAIRFMMLYRKNDAPLDFDFAKVTEQSKDNPVFYVQYASARCHSVFRQASEQLGEANFDRNILAAASASLTDEGEIGLIRKLAEYPRLIESAALALEPHRLAFYLYDLASSFHGHWNRGTENPDLRFVKVNDRQLTHARLGLVQAVSDVLTSGLTLIGADAPTEMR, from the coding sequence ATGAACATTTTCGCCGATTTTAACGCGCGGATCATAAAAGCCGTCGAAGCGCTTGATCTGAAAGACAATGAAGGCGTTTCGCCCGATCTGTCGCGCATTGCCGTCGAACCGCCGCGTGACGCCACCCATGGCGACCTGGCCACCAATGCGGCCATGGTCCTGGCCAAGCCGACTGGGCAGAATCCGCGCGTGCTGGCGGAAAAGCTCGCGGACGCGCTGCGCGCCGATAAGGACGTTGCGGCCGCCGAGGTCGCGGGACCCGGTTTCGTCAATCTGAGGCTCAAGGACGGGTTCTGGCAGGCACATCTGGTCGCGTTGCTCGGCGCGGGCCGCGACTATGGCCGCTCGACAGTTGGTGGCGGCAAGAAAACCAATGTCGAATATGTCTCGGCCAATCCGACCGGCCCGATGCATGTCGGCCATTGCCGTGGTGCCGTGGTGGGCGATGCGCTCGCCAACCTGATGGCGTTCGCCGGTTACGACGTGACCAAGGAATATGTCATCAACGACGCAGGCTCGCAGATCGATGTTCTCGGGCGGTCGGCGCTGTTGCGCTATCGCGAGGCACTCGGCGACCAGATTGGCGAAATCCCTGCCGGGCTATATCCGGGCGACTATCTCGTTCCGGTTGGCGAGGCGCTGGTCAAGGAATTCGGCCGGGGCTTGCTTCAGATGCCCGACGATGAGGCACTCGCCATCGTCAAGGACCGCACGATCGATGCGATGATGGCGATGATCCGCGAGGATCTGGCGCTGCTCAACGTGCGTCACGACGTGTTCTTTTCGGAGCGCACCCTGCATGCCGACAACGCCAAGAAGATCCGTTCGGCCATCAATGACCTGACGCTCAAGGGCCATATCTACAAGGGCAAGCTGCCGCCCCCCAAGGGCGAGAAGCCTGACGACTGGGAAGACCGCGAGCAGACGCTGTTCCGCTCGACAGCGGTCGGCGACGACATGGACCGGGCGCTGGCCAAGTCCGACGGCTCGTTCACCTATTTCGCGGCCGACGTTGCCTATCTCAAGGACAAGGTCGATCGCGGCTTCGTTGATCTCATCTATGTGCTCGGCGCGGACCATGGCGGCTATGTGAAGCGGCTGGAGGCCTTGGCGCGCGCCGTTGCCGGCGATCGCGTGAAGCTCACGGTGCTCCTCTGCCAACTGGTGAAGCTGTTCCGTGATGGCGAGCCGGTGCGGATGTCCAAACGGTCAGGCGATTTCGTGACGCTGCGCGAAGTGGTGGAGGAGGTCGGCCGCGACGCGATCCGCTTCATGATGCTCTATCGCAAGAACGATGCGCCGCTTGATTTCGACTTTGCCAAGGTCACCGAGCAGTCGAAGGACAACCCGGTGTTCTACGTTCAATATGCCTCGGCGCGGTGCCATTCGGTGTTCCGGCAGGCGAGCGAACAATTGGGCGAGGCCAATTTCGACCGCAACATACTGGCAGCGGCCTCGGCGTCACTGACGGACGAGGGCGAGATCGGGCTGATCCGCAAGCTTGCCGAATATCCGCGTTTGATCGAGTCGGCCGCACTTGCGCTCGAGCCGCATAGGCTGGCATTTTACCTCTATGATCTGGCTTCAAGTTTCCATGGACACTGGAACCGTGGCACCGAGAATCCGGACTTACGTTTTGTTAAGGTTAACGACCGACAATTGACTCATGCCAGACTAGGGCTGGTGCAGGCTGTTTCGGACGTTCTGACGTCCGGTCTGACGCTGATCGGGGCTGATGCGCCCACCGAAATGCGTTAG
- the ilvD gene encoding dihydroxy-acid dehydratase, translating to MDAKVISKAKLPSRHVTVGPARAPHRSYLYAMGLSAAEIAQPLVGVASCWNEAAPCNISLMRQAQVVKKGVAAASGTPREFCTITVTDGIAMGHQGMKSSLVSRDVIADSVELTMRGHCYDALVGLAGCDKSLPGMMMAMVRLNVPSIFIYGGSILPGSYRGRQITVQDVFEAVGQHSVGTIDDSELLEIEQAACPSAGSCGAQFTANTMATVAEAIGLALPYSCGAPAPYEMRDRFNFASGEKIMELIAKNIRPRDIVTLKALENAATVVSATGGSTNAALHLPAIAHEAGIKFDLFDVARIFEKTPYIADLKPGGKYVAKDMFEAGGIPLLMKTLLDHGYLHGECLTVTGRTLAENMQHVVWNEHQDVVRPANRPITQTGGVVGLKGNLAPDGAIVKVAGMSELKFSGPARCFDSEEECFEAVTHRGYEEGEVLVIRYEGPRGGPGMREMLSTTAALYGQGMGGKVALITDGRFSGATRGFCIGHVGPEAAVGGPIGLLKNGDVISIDAVNGTIEVALSEDELAARAKTWKARTTDYQSGAIWKYAQTVGPAREGAVTHPGGAKETHCYADI from the coding sequence ATGGACGCCAAAGTCATTTCCAAGGCTAAGCTCCCTAGCCGCCATGTGACTGTCGGGCCGGCGCGTGCGCCGCACCGCTCTTATCTCTATGCCATGGGCCTTTCTGCTGCCGAGATCGCGCAGCCGCTGGTCGGCGTCGCCTCATGCTGGAACGAAGCCGCACCCTGCAACATTTCGCTGATGCGCCAGGCGCAAGTGGTCAAGAAGGGCGTCGCTGCCGCCAGTGGCACGCCACGCGAATTCTGCACCATCACCGTCACCGATGGCATCGCCATGGGCCATCAGGGGATGAAGTCGTCGCTGGTGTCCCGCGATGTCATCGCCGATTCAGTCGAGCTCACCATGCGTGGCCATTGCTATGACGCGCTGGTTGGGCTCGCCGGGTGCGACAAGTCGCTGCCCGGCATGATGATGGCCATGGTGCGGCTCAATGTGCCGTCGATCTTCATCTATGGCGGATCGATCCTGCCCGGCAGCTATCGCGGCCGCCAGATCACCGTTCAGGATGTGTTCGAGGCTGTCGGCCAGCATTCGGTCGGTACTATCGATGATTCCGAACTGCTGGAAATCGAGCAGGCAGCCTGCCCGTCGGCCGGCTCCTGCGGCGCGCAGTTTACCGCCAACACCATGGCGACTGTCGCCGAGGCGATCGGCCTGGCCTTGCCCTATTCCTGCGGCGCGCCTGCACCCTACGAGATGCGCGACCGCTTCAATTTCGCCTCGGGCGAAAAGATCATGGAATTGATCGCGAAAAACATCCGTCCGCGCGACATCGTCACGCTGAAGGCGCTGGAGAATGCCGCGACCGTTGTTTCGGCTACCGGCGGCTCGACCAACGCGGCGCTGCATCTGCCGGCGATCGCGCATGAGGCCGGGATCAAGTTCGATCTCTTCGATGTCGCGAGGATTTTCGAGAAGACGCCCTACATCGCCGACCTCAAGCCGGGCGGCAAATATGTCGCGAAGGACATGTTCGAGGCCGGCGGCATTCCGCTGCTGATGAAGACGCTGCTCGACCACGGCTATCTGCATGGCGAGTGCCTGACGGTGACTGGCCGTACTTTGGCCGAAAACATGCAGCATGTTGTCTGGAATGAACATCAAGACGTGGTCCGCCCGGCCAACAGACCCATTACTCAAACCGGCGGCGTTGTGGGCTTGAAGGGAAACCTTGCCCCCGATGGCGCGATCGTGAAGGTCGCCGGCATGTCGGAGCTGAAATTCTCCGGCCCAGCGCGCTGTTTCGATTCGGAAGAGGAGTGCTTCGAAGCGGTGACGCATCGTGGCTACGAAGAAGGCGAGGTTCTCGTCATCCGTTACGAGGGACCGCGCGGTGGCCCAGGCATGCGGGAGATGCTGTCGACGACGGCGGCGCTCTACGGCCAGGGCATGGGTGGCAAGGTGGCGCTGATCACCGACGGCCGCTTCTCGGGCGCGACACGCGGCTTCTGCATCGGCCATGTCGGGCCGGAAGCAGCCGTCGGCGGCCCGATCGGACTGTTGAAAAATGGCGATGTGATCTCGATCGATGCGGTGAATGGCACGATCGAGGTGGCACTGTCGGAAGACGAACTGGCGGCGAGGGCAAAGACATGGAAGGCGCGCACGACCGACTATCAGTCGGGCGCGATATGGAAATATGCACAGACGGTAGGGCCGGCGCGCGAGGGCGCAGTCACCCATCCGGGCGGTGCGAAAGAAACACACTGCTATGCGGACATTTGA
- a CDS encoding OmpP1/FadL family transporter, with protein sequence MNNFGLKALLGAGCFSLALIGTAHAGGFSRGTADTDILFEDGNAARAGFTVVVPNRSRNSFAGGVPVSGYENPTYVIPSLAAKYKVNDALACALTYTTPFGGHSDFTGLTIGGGHVGFDPTSTTGSSEQKFITHEFGGTCAYGFNMGKGRFSLLGGVFYQTLDFDQWVGGPARPFIFHLEDGQVGWRVGAAYEIPEIALRAQVMYRSGTAIDASGDLTLTSGGPGFPNPHAEGHGKFPQSFEAKVQSGVAPGWLAYGSVKWTDWSVMNYVDYSTPLGPNSLNFLWRDGWTVTGGVAHAFTDSLAGTVSLTWDRGVSTGHDIQSDVWTLGFGGSYKPMKNVELRGGLGILFLAEGTQNYTQAAGHVEVAAPGIWHSPGDVGYAGSLSMSVKW encoded by the coding sequence ATGAACAATTTTGGTTTGAAGGCGCTGCTGGGGGCTGGGTGCTTTTCACTGGCTTTGATCGGTACCGCGCACGCTGGCGGCTTCTCGCGCGGCACGGCGGACACAGACATTCTTTTCGAAGACGGCAACGCCGCACGGGCGGGCTTTACGGTGGTGGTGCCGAACCGCAGTCGGAACTCCTTCGCTGGTGGCGTTCCGGTCTCCGGCTATGAAAACCCCACCTATGTGATCCCCTCGCTGGCGGCAAAATATAAGGTCAACGACGCGTTAGCTTGCGCCCTTACCTATACCACGCCGTTCGGCGGTCACTCCGATTTTACGGGCCTGACAATAGGAGGTGGTCACGTCGGGTTCGATCCGACCTCAACTACTGGTTCCTCGGAACAGAAATTCATTACGCACGAATTTGGCGGCACTTGCGCCTACGGCTTCAATATGGGCAAAGGCCGGTTCAGCCTGCTTGGCGGCGTTTTCTATCAGACCCTCGATTTCGATCAGTGGGTCGGTGGCCCGGCTCGACCTTTTATCTTCCATCTGGAAGACGGACAAGTTGGTTGGCGCGTAGGCGCTGCTTACGAAATTCCGGAGATCGCGCTTCGCGCTCAGGTCATGTATCGATCGGGGACGGCCATTGATGCCAGTGGTGACCTGACTCTGACAAGTGGTGGGCCGGGTTTCCCAAATCCCCACGCCGAGGGCCACGGTAAGTTCCCCCAGAGTTTCGAAGCCAAGGTGCAGAGCGGCGTCGCTCCCGGCTGGTTGGCGTACGGCTCTGTCAAGTGGACCGATTGGAGTGTGATGAATTATGTCGATTACTCCACCCCTCTGGGTCCCAACAGCTTGAATTTCCTCTGGCGCGACGGCTGGACCGTCACGGGCGGCGTAGCACATGCCTTTACGGATAGTCTGGCAGGAACGGTCAGTCTGACCTGGGATAGGGGTGTCAGCACCGGTCATGACATCCAGTCTGATGTCTGGACGCTCGGTTTTGGTGGCTCGTACAAGCCGATGAAGAACGTGGAATTGCGCGGCGGCCTTGGCATTTTGTTCCTCGCCGAAGGCACTCAGAATTATACCCAAGCGGCCGGGCATGTAGAGGTGGCGGCTCCTGGCATCTGGCACTCTCCTGGCGATGTTGGATACGCAGGTTCCCTGTCAATGAGCGTGAAGTGGTAA
- a CDS encoding VOC family protein — MPAIGAVRQVALSAGRDLDVTLSFWRDVLGLGVHARFDPPGIAFIMAGDVRLLFTDGVPAGTVYLDMTSLDDFHAGAKSAGVPFTAPPKLVHRDTEGQFGRAGESEWMAFLKDPAGNTIGLVERLAPEEH, encoded by the coding sequence ATGCCTGCCATCGGCGCGGTCCGTCAGGTCGCGCTTTCGGCTGGCCGCGACCTGGATGTCACGCTGTCGTTCTGGCGCGATGTGCTGGGCCTCGGCGTGCACGCGCGATTCGATCCGCCAGGCATTGCCTTCATCATGGCCGGCGACGTGCGCCTGCTCTTCACGGACGGGGTTCCGGCTGGCACCGTCTATCTCGACATGACAAGTCTTGACGATTTCCACGCAGGGGCAAAATCCGCCGGCGTGCCGTTCACCGCACCGCCCAAGCTGGTCCATCGCGATACCGAAGGACAGTTCGGCCGAGCGGGGGAAAGCGAGTGGATGGCCTTCCTAAAAGATCCCGCAGGCAATACGATCGGCCTCGTCGAACGTCTTGCGCCGGAAGAGCATTGA
- the xth gene encoding exodeoxyribonuclease III yields the protein MKIVTWNINGVRARIGNLTHWLTESAPDIVCLQEIKTVDEQFPRAEIEALGYNVETHGQKGFNGVAILSKLRFDEVIRGLPGDDTDEQARFIEGVFSTDKGALRVASLYLPNGNPIDDERKYPYKLAWMARLERWAEQRLLLEEALVLAGDYNVIPEPIDARYPENWLGDALFQPATRQAFRRLKNLGFTEAVRSVTDAPDTYTFWDYQAGAWQKNNGIRIDHLLLSPEAANRFSSASIEKHVRAWEKPSDHVPVAIDLALQPA from the coding sequence ATGAAGATCGTCACCTGGAACATCAATGGCGTGCGCGCGCGCATCGGCAATCTGACGCATTGGCTGACCGAGAGCGCACCCGACATTGTCTGCCTGCAGGAGATCAAGACGGTCGACGAGCAGTTTCCGCGCGCCGAGATCGAGGCGCTTGGCTACAATGTCGAGACCCATGGCCAAAAAGGCTTCAATGGCGTCGCCATCCTGTCGAAGCTGCGTTTCGACGAAGTCATCAGAGGCCTGCCCGGTGACGACACGGACGAACAGGCGCGTTTCATCGAAGGTGTGTTCTCGACCGACAAGGGCGCATTGCGTGTCGCCTCGCTCTATCTGCCCAACGGCAATCCGATCGATGACGAGAGAAAATATCCCTACAAGCTGGCCTGGATGGCGCGCCTGGAGCGCTGGGCCGAGCAGCGGCTTCTCCTGGAAGAGGCGCTGGTGCTGGCCGGCGACTACAATGTCATCCCGGAGCCGATCGATGCAAGGTATCCCGAGAACTGGCTTGGTGATGCCCTGTTCCAGCCGGCAACGCGGCAGGCGTTTCGCCGGTTGAAGAACCTCGGCTTCACCGAAGCTGTCCGTTCGGTGACCGACGCGCCGGATACCTACACGTTCTGGGATTATCAGGCCGGCGCCTGGCAGAAGAACAACGGCATTCGCATCGACCATCTCTTGCTGTCGCCCGAGGCCGCCAACCGCTTTTCATCGGCCTCGATCGAAAAGCACGTGCGCGCCTGGGAAAAGCCATCCGACCACGTGCCGGTGGCGATCGATCTCGCCTTGCAACCAGCCTGA
- the erpA gene encoding iron-sulfur cluster insertion protein ErpA, with protein MGADAKTAMKVDMTEAAARRIAKIVSGEAGKTALRVSVEGGGCSGFSYKFDLVDARNDDDVAIEKDGATVLIDDLSLVYMGGSVIDFVDDLMGQSFQIRNPNAVASCGCGTSFSI; from the coding sequence ATGGGCGCGGATGCCAAGACTGCCATGAAAGTCGACATGACCGAGGCCGCCGCCAGGCGGATCGCCAAAATTGTCTCGGGCGAAGCCGGCAAGACGGCGCTGCGCGTGTCCGTCGAAGGCGGCGGTTGTTCCGGCTTTTCCTACAAGTTCGACCTCGTTGACGCCCGCAATGATGACGACGTGGCCATCGAGAAGGACGGCGCCACCGTGCTGATCGACGACCTGTCGCTGGTCTATATGGGCGGCTCGGTGATCGACTTTGTTGACGATCTGATGGGCCAGTCGTTCCAGATCAGAAATCCGAATGCGGTCGCCTCCTGCGGCTGCGGCACCAGCTTCTCCATATAG
- a CDS encoding OmpP1/FadL family transporter, whose protein sequence is MDILRLKSLLGAGCFSLALIGTAMSSAHAGGLERGGYDIDLLFDPAPVATEAEATYVMPDRKYKNALGPGGANIGLGSTADGAEGYWVPRVGVKVQVVQGVDCMVDYSQPWGAHTAPGSAWNGAVSNIETDIKSNNYAGTCSYRMDAGKGQIRFIGGLFYQDISGFKESLVGPGAVGRVDLEANGWGWRAGVAYEIPDIALRASLVYNSQVKLDNISGTLTTPLGSRAIYGATESMPDSLELKVQSGIAPGWLAFGSIKWVNWSVLQSVPICPTIAPSSACFTNGPGQVTSLDLMYRDGWTVSGGLGHKFNDQWSAAGQLSWDRGTSHGYGAQTDTWTLGGGVAYTPKPNIEFRVAGAIGVLTSGHSGTLAGENGYIAGTDASYDFGNDLITAISGGVKIKF, encoded by the coding sequence ATGGACATTCTGCGTTTGAAGTCGCTGCTGGGGGCAGGGTGCTTTTCACTGGCCTTGATCGGCACGGCGATGAGTTCGGCTCATGCCGGCGGCTTGGAGCGCGGCGGCTACGATATCGATTTGCTGTTTGATCCGGCACCGGTCGCAACGGAAGCGGAAGCGACCTATGTGATGCCGGATCGTAAATACAAGAACGCGCTCGGCCCAGGAGGGGCCAACATCGGCTTGGGTAGCACGGCCGATGGAGCGGAGGGGTATTGGGTCCCGCGCGTGGGAGTAAAGGTTCAGGTCGTGCAAGGCGTCGACTGCATGGTCGACTATTCGCAGCCCTGGGGTGCGCATACCGCGCCGGGTAGTGCGTGGAATGGAGCGGTTTCCAACATTGAAACTGATATCAAGAGCAACAACTACGCAGGGACCTGCTCCTATAGGATGGATGCCGGCAAGGGCCAGATCCGCTTTATCGGAGGGTTATTCTACCAGGATATTTCGGGCTTCAAGGAGAGCTTGGTGGGGCCTGGGGCTGTTGGCCGTGTTGATCTGGAGGCTAACGGCTGGGGCTGGCGCGCTGGCGTTGCTTACGAAATCCCCGACATCGCGCTTCGCGCGAGCTTGGTCTACAATTCACAGGTCAAGCTCGACAACATCTCCGGCACGCTTACGACTCCGCTTGGATCTCGAGCGATCTATGGCGCGACCGAGTCAATGCCAGATTCGCTGGAATTGAAAGTTCAGTCGGGCATCGCGCCGGGCTGGCTGGCTTTCGGTTCGATCAAGTGGGTCAATTGGAGCGTGCTGCAAAGCGTTCCGATTTGCCCGACGATTGCTCCCTCATCGGCATGCTTTACCAATGGCCCGGGTCAGGTGACTTCGCTTGATCTGATGTATCGCGATGGCTGGACCGTTTCAGGCGGCCTCGGCCATAAATTCAACGATCAATGGAGCGCGGCTGGCCAGCTTTCATGGGATCGCGGTACCTCGCACGGCTATGGCGCACAAACCGACACCTGGACCCTGGGTGGCGGCGTTGCCTACACACCGAAGCCAAACATCGAGTTTCGTGTTGCTGGCGCTATCGGTGTCTTGACCAGCGGTCATTCCGGTACATTGGCAGGCGAAAACGGTTACATAGCTGGCACCGACGCCAGCTATGATTTCGGAAACGACCTGATCACCGCGATTTCCGGCGGTGTCAAAATCAAGTTCTAA
- a CDS encoding deoxyguanosinetriphosphate triphosphohydrolase → MSNELGDIGFGYRPRADYACDPGLSRGRLFDEVESPTRTPFQRDRDRIIHSTAFRRLKHKTQVFIAHEGDHYRTRLTHSIEVAQIARALARALRGDEDLAEAVALVHDFGHTPFGHTGEDALNEKMAAWGGFDHNAQSLRIVTRLERRYAEFDGLNLTWETLEGLVKHNGPLTDADGKGLKGPVPQAIRDYSELQDLELDRFAGIEAQCAAIADDIAYNTHDIDDGLRAGFLTLDMLDGISLPGTILKGVRQRYPVLDDVRTGHELLRRQITIMVEDVVVSTKSNLARIKPGNADAVRAAGETLVTFSADMAKAEKELKAFLYKHLYRHAEVMRVRADAEQIVKDLFDVYFADPRAMPDGWREGLDRADDRIKARSVADFLAGMTDTYALKEHRRLFDHTPDLS, encoded by the coding sequence ATGAGCAATGAGTTGGGCGACATCGGCTTCGGTTATCGGCCGCGCGCGGACTATGCCTGCGATCCGGGGCTGTCACGCGGGCGGCTGTTCGACGAGGTCGAGAGCCCGACACGCACGCCCTTCCAGCGCGATCGAGACCGCATCATCCATTCAACGGCTTTCCGGCGGTTGAAGCACAAGACGCAGGTCTTCATCGCCCATGAAGGCGACCACTACCGCACCCGGCTGACCCATTCGATCGAAGTGGCGCAGATCGCGCGAGCGCTGGCGCGAGCGCTGCGCGGCGATGAGGATCTCGCCGAAGCCGTGGCGCTGGTGCACGATTTCGGCCACACGCCGTTTGGCCACACCGGTGAGGACGCGCTGAACGAGAAAATGGCCGCCTGGGGCGGTTTCGACCACAATGCGCAATCGCTGCGCATCGTGACCAGGCTGGAGCGGCGCTACGCCGAATTCGATGGGCTCAATCTGACGTGGGAAACGCTCGAGGGCCTGGTCAAGCACAACGGACCGTTGACCGATGCCGACGGCAAGGGCTTGAAGGGGCCGGTGCCGCAAGCGATTCGAGACTATTCCGAGCTGCAGGACCTCGAGCTCGACCGCTTTGCCGGGATCGAAGCGCAATGCGCGGCGATCGCCGACGACATTGCTTACAACACGCATGATATCGATGATGGCCTGAGGGCAGGGTTCCTGACCTTGGACATGCTGGACGGGATTTCGCTGCCGGGCACGATTCTCAAGGGTGTCCGCCAGCGCTATCCGGTGCTGGATGACGTGCGCACCGGTCATGAGCTTCTGCGGCGGCAGATCACGATCATGGTCGAGGATGTCGTTGTCTCCACCAAAAGCAATCTTGCCCGCATCAAGCCTGGAAATGCCGATGCGGTTCGGGCCGCGGGCGAGACGCTGGTGACCTTTTCAGCTGACATGGCCAAGGCCGAAAAGGAACTGAAGGCCTTCCTGTACAAACATCTCTACCGGCACGCGGAAGTCATGCGGGTGCGTGCCGACGCAGAGCAGATCGTCAAGGACCTGTTCGACGTCTATTTCGCCGACCCGCGCGCCATGCCGGACGGCTGGCGTGAAGGGCTCGATCGAGCCGACGACCGCATCAAGGCGCGCAGCGTCGCCGACTTCCTGGCCGGTATGACCGATACTTACGCGTTGAAAGAACACCGCCGTTTGTTTGACCATACGCCGGATTTGAGCTAG